The sequence tgtttgctttgttggtttttttttttgtaactatGGGATTTTAACATTATGGGCTGGTTGGCACAAATGCACAACATGACTTTAATCACGAATCGCCTCATTTTAGAGAACACTTGTGTACATTAAGACATCTTTATTTATAGCCGAGACCTTAACCTTTCATTTGCAGCTGGTTAGACTATTCTCACAAATATTATTTCAGACAAATAGGGAAGAGAGTGAAAGGTGTGCCAACCAAGCCCAGTCTCCCCTAGTTCATTTTTTGGCATCATTCAAAAAGTTGAGTGGGGGAATttgtgatgagtgtgtgtgtgtgtgtgtgtgtgtgttggggggggtggggtgtgagATGGCCCCTGGCCCTCAGGATGTCAAGATAATGGAGTAAAGCTTTGGGACCCTATTGAGCTCCAAAGAGACTCCATTCAGTGGACAACAACCCAGCCTCAACCCATTATCAGATGTTTTGTTCTTACTGCACCCTCCAGCAGAACGGTTAGCACAAAATAATGAACCCGTCCTCATCAATAGACTGCCAGGATCTCTGTTTACTCATGTTATATGACATACAAACAGTGTGGCCACTGCACACGTGAAACCTAGAGCTTTGTAACCTTATCTGCATAAGCGTTTATATCACAGATATCACCAAGATTAACAGTCAGTGGGAAAAACTGACACAGCAGTGAAATTGTaccaatgtgttttttctttaacattttTACTGGGATGAAACAGCTTAACATTTAAAGCTATAGCCAAATGTATAACTTTAATCTTATTTCTTCAAGgcaaacatgatttttaaagGTCATcagatgaatggaaaccaaagggTTGAAGGAAGAACATTcagtttatttaatttcataaaCAACTTTCCTCCAGTctcaaaatgattcattttgCAAAACTGCATTTCCAGCTTACTGATTACAAAGTGGGTCAACAGGGAAATGGATTCTGAGTTCACTCTCAGAATGGGAGCCATTGTTGTCTAAACTCATGAACACATCGTCCTTGCTTTCAGCGAAGAAGAGGTGAGGGATATTTCTTTAACAACAGGCCCTAAATGGAGTGAAAGGAACCCCGTCTTTCTTCTAAATGCCTGGACACAGTTGGAGTTGCCCCCTCCCTACTTCACTGGGTCACTAAAGGCATTGATGTTTTAGGGGGGCTGTGACGGGCAGATTACTCCACACAGCTGTCCCAGCACCGTGGAAATGAAGTTATGCCCCTTGTCAGCAATGTTTttgttccctcctcctccccctgttCTTTTTAGGCTTCCCTCAGCCCTTGAAAATTTTGCGCCATTGCTCTCTTTAGCTGGGCCATGGGAGGGAAACTCAGGAGGCGTCCCATGATTCCTACCCAGCTATCCCACATAGGGAAAAGGTATCTGATTGGCAGAGTGAACAGTCGCTTTCTGTATCTGAGTCATTATTCAGAGGGGCCTGAAATAAGCAACATTCAACCTAATACAggacccccccctccccttaaGACCTTTCCCCTTTTGTCCCTCAATCATAAATCAACCCTTCCCCCACTCCAAACCTTTCTCACCTCTTCTAAAGCCCAGGGATTGCTTTCCTCCAGTGCATCCCCAGTTTTTGTGGGCACTAtaggattttattttctctcagatATGGATATGGATGCACTTCTTTGTTTTTGGTCAAAACTGAAGTGCAACTCAGGTCTAAATGTTGTGTGATCAGAAATTTCACGATGCAACAAATGTGATTATTTCCTTTAAAGCTGCGGTAGGTGGAGTTTCAGTTGACATCTTGCTTGGATGCAGCCAAAGTAATCCCCATGGCGAGTGAACATAACTGTAAAATGATATGGTAGTATCCCTGCAATATCGATAGCGCCATTACTCTGCTATTTGTGGATCTGGCATCTGATCAGCTGAGGCAAACTGTGGAGCAGGAAGGCTCTGCTGCGTTGTCAGTCAGCTGCACACTGATTGTCATTAGCTTAGGAGAGAGCTGGGGAGAGAACATGCCATCttctagtttttttgttttgttttgttttgtttttgttcaaaccTGCCAGCCACAGCTTTAAAGTCAATAGATTTCCAGCTCAGGATCATTTGTTACTCATGTGGAAAATTAAAGTGTTCATTGACACTTTAATTTAACTTTGCCCTCTTTTTCTTATTCATCCACTTTCACTCCAGCTCCCTTTGAGTGCACTTGGGGTAGACATAAATACCTCTGTaccaatgaaaacaaaatgaactgcaAACAGAATACAGATACTAGAATGTTGTTTTGATTCAAGGACAAAATGGGCAATAGAAATTGCATACTACCATGCTACCCTAGTAGGCAGTTagctataaaatgatcaaattaagATATTTTATGTACAAACTTTATCATCATTGCCCTGAATGAATATTGGCTGCAAAGTCTACATAAAGACTACCAGTATGCTTTGCTTAGAGGATGGAGGGTCGAGGCGGGGCAGAGGGGAGGCTGGTCAAGCAGCAGTTTGAGTTATGATGAGGCAATTTTAATGAGGTTCTGGTGCCTGCAGCAAAAAACCCCTGTTGCCTCTTTTCTGTTTCggcatgggaaaaaaacaactctccTATTTTACTCTGGTGCCAAAAGTTAATTGAAAACATTTCAGGGCAAAGCATGGTCTGGGGCCCCCATATGACTGTCATCCCTTCATTATCCGCAGCAATAATAAAGAGGCATTACAATTATTAATGGTTGGAGCAGAGGCCTGCTCTCTTAAAGTGGCAGCGCTGTCTCTTGCATCTCATAACAGAGGCCCATAAATGTATTTGACACAGCACTTTGTTGGTTAGTGTTTTTTCAGCATTCACTGGTGCAGGAAGCACATAAGCTCTAATTTGGCCTCTTCAATGTCAAACTTTAGCTTATTAATTCAATAGTTAAAACAGAAATGTACACTGTGATGAAAAAGCACAAGCATAAATCACATACTGGTAGATAAAGTATTTCACTAATCTATAAACACCAAATATTAAAATTCAGACAAGAAGGTATATGTGCAGATGCTGCCTACAAATGTACTTAAAATGCCCTTCATTCAAGGTTAGGGAGCTAACAGTTGTACAAATTGACAGTTGTTATGATGCTGAGTCTGACATTCGATTCTGTTATTGAGAAATTCTAATACTAAAAGCAATCTAGGCCCAGTTAGCCTGGACACGTTTTTAAAGCTGCAACTAGCAGAGAGTGGCAGCAGGAGCTGGAACTAGTTAAGACTGAACTTTCTCACACAGCCCCTGCTGTCTTCCTCCAGGATAGctgtcctctgctgctcccccaCTCCCTGAAGTagtgacagagaaaaagagtgaaTGAAGTACCCCCACATTGTGCCGGCCCGCCATTGTGTATTTTGCATTTCCATGACAGAGGTGACACTCGACTTCTCCTCCAATCCAATAGGGCTGAGAACTACTCAACTCCTTCCCTTGAAAATCACCATGGATGCCATCACTGGTTTCCATCCCCATTGTAGCAGGCGAAGAATAGTACACCACTCTTTCTTTAAAGTGTAAAGAGCTGAATGACTCAGAACAGAGCTAGTCAGAgtatacagacagaaaaatgcacgtgtgcaaacacacgcacacacatattagtgattaaatagaaaaaatatgaGGAAACATCAATGCAAAAGCCGGTCAGTCCAAAGGCCCAAAATATCTACCATTTTGCAGTAGCAGTATCGCCTTGCAGTATCATTCAGACAATCGTGTATTAGCAGATTTTTAATACCTAGTAACCTTGTAACTCACCAGTTCCCCAAAAAgcctcatttttattaaaagacataGTTATTctactcttttttcccctctcatcaCTCTTAtttgcacagaaacagaaaaaccaGAGTGGCCTCAGTTACTCTCAGATAATATAACATGAAGAGAATGTCTCTTTaatctgtgaaaactgaatCTTTCGATACAATGTGTTCGATAAAAGTTCCAGACAGAATCACACAACCTCGCCGAGGGCTGTTTTGAAACTCTTTATTTCATGTGCATACATTCAGACGTGTGTTTGCGATGGCCAGTTAATATCTCCCTCCCTTCACCGAGACACAGACTtccttttgtgtcttttgtgtgtctCCGTGAAGACTTCTAACAAACAAATGGGGTGAGGATAAATAAACTGACCAAAACCCTTCTTGGCTCTATTTGTGCTGCAGTCCCCACGGGGAGGGGGTCTGCCTTTTCTATGTCTCAACAGTTTAGAAGAATTAACAGTTTATACCTTGGGCAAACATTTATGTTTACAAGGTCAAGAGCATCAATCTGCGAGCTTTCCTTTTTGGGTGCATTATTTGCCGTGGGATTTAGGCAAATTTAAGTGGCTTACATCAACTTTGGTTTTTTAATGAAGGGTTTGCGGAGTAAGTCTTGGTACAGCTGTCAAAAGAAAGCCGCTCCACTGTAACAGCCCACTTCTAATATGGTCGTATAATGgcagagtaaaaacaaatataatgaCTCTTAGGCACTTTTAGACAAAACATATATTTCCTTCTGTGGTCACATAATTCACTAAGACAAAAAAGTGAGGCTTAACTTATTTCTCTACAGTGCAAATTTCTTAGCAACGATAAACAAATACTctgacacaaaaatatacattatacTGTACAATTTACCTTTATAGTTGACATACAAAAATAAGCTCCTTCAACTTTATCAGATTTACTCATCTAGCCTTTTTGAATGTGACAATGAAAGATAacttatgtatgtatgtttagaCTGATCCAACCAAACTTTACATGCATTTGACATGTGTAATACTGATGGAAAGATATGTTGTAGCAAATTATTTTGTTGGATGTGTGCAAATCAAACCCAACATTTTGTGGATGTTGCTGGACATGAAAACTGATGGTCAAATAGGATGTCTGAGTAGCCATGCGTTATGATTaaacaacaaatgagaaaagaagAGTCTAAGTGGAGTGAGGTGTCATGATTGCAGGTGTTAACTCAAACCTCAAGGTTATTTAAAGAGCAGGACAACAGCAATCCACGGCTGTTTCTGGGATGCAGCTATTATCTTTTCCCCCGAAACAGCTTTTCAGATAAATTTGGTTAAAACCAAGATGGTGGTCACGACATTTAGCACAGTCGGACAGGGTGGGGAGTCGCTGGAGTTTTCCACGTACTGATAATCCTCTGAGTCGAAGTAATCATCCTCGGAGTCCTCTTCAGAGTCTGAAAACCCGCTCCCCGCGAACCTGTCGTTGGAATCAAAGCAGAAAGTGTTCATACTAACTTTGATGTACTCGCATATGTTCCTGTCGATGCCATCGCACACGCAAGTGTCCAGCTGCTGTGCTTTCGGTATGGAGCGCATGTTGGCTATCACCCTCCGGCACCCATCCGAGCACCTCTCCCCTCCGAAAAGTTTGCGGCAGTGGTATAGATAGTCCCTCATGGCCGAGCTGCACGGCaggtctctctcacacagggTGCGGGCTTCAGTGCAGCCCATGCTTCTTGTCCGGGGCAGGCACGGCTCGATGGCCCGCTGGGTGCTCCTGCAGAGCGGGTCCGAGGCGCAGTCACAGTCCTCCAGCGCCGGGCCGTTCTGGGTCAGATTGAGCTGGATCAGAGAGGATATGCAGTGGCTGGGACACTTCTTCACATCCCCTCTGATCACAGGCTCACAGGCGTACAGGTACTGCTCATATGCATAGTAGCAATCCGGCTCTCTTTGACACTTCATGATGGCTTGCCAGCAGACCAGCCGCCCACCATGGTTAGGGGATCCGACACAGAGACCTGTTAATATGATGAACACGCCACATAGTAACAAAACCCGAGTCCCCGTCCGCTCCATCAGCATGGCAAAACTTGCCATTTCGACGGAGAGTGACACGCAAAACTGCCAGACTTCAGCATAAGGACCTAAATAATCCAACTGGGCCGCGTCAGAAGTCGGCTTAGTCCACATCCATCGTTTGGTGTCATGTCATTGCTGTTGCATGACTTGAAGTCACTCAAGTAGACTACTCGAGGATGCGCATAGCGAGCGCTGATGAATGGAGTCGGACAAGTAAACCTAGAGGATTGTTGCACGGCTGCAAATGAGCTTGAGTGTTGCTAAAAGGCGTCCACTTTCACCAAGATCCGGTTCGATGTGGACGATCACATGCGCTCAGGTCCCAAGCCGCCAGCGCCCACATGaagttgaacttttttttttttttttttttgcagcgcgCACAGTCCAAGAAAATAGCCCAAAATCCGTCAAAGTACAAATAACACGATACCCTTAATCCTAAAGTTTGATAACTCAAATGCGTTCACGTCCTTCCCGCATCCTCCCACTCAAACTGCAGCGTAGTACTGAGGGCTGCAGTGATGGGCTGATTAGGTTACTGCAACCACCGTGTCCTATTGGTCCAGTAAACTGTTGTGATTTGTCTCGTCACTCCGGGGCAGTGACGCAAACCCACTGCTAGACCGAAAGACAAGAGGAAGGGAAACCTGATGCATAtactgcttttattttatgcaACGCTTTGTTggcgttttattttgaaattgtgcGTCTTGAATTCGCTTAACAGTCAAGTGTCCATCAGTGGCTCTGTGCACTCTGTTActcttgttttattctgttttgatTCCAATGTGTCTGATCACAAATGGTATTAAACTTGCCTCTGAAACTTGCCTCTGATGGCTGAGTATAACAATTCACATATCTTATTAAGATGATTTGGAACTTGCAGATGGGTTACATCACTTTTTCAagttttaaattattaattggttttgcttttcatgtaATTTCAGCTACCAGCAGGCCCACACACTTGATATCCAATTAAAGATTGTGGATTATTATAGGGCTTTGTAATCCACACTGGCCGGGCACTAAATTGTGGGCCTATGTCATTTCTCTGTAGCCTGTCAGTAACCTCTTTTAATAtggttacatttacattataCTACAGAGAAAACTGCATATCTAATGTATGCATAGTAAAACTACCATAGTCTGATTCTTGAATAATTGCTCATCTATCTGAAATTGACAGCATtgtatttgctttgtttgctttccCTGTAGAAAAATAACAACTATTATAACACCCGGTGTGCCCACTGTATTACGCTTTCCACTATGAAAGACAAGTTGGTATTTACACAACCCCGAGGGGCCTTGCTATGTTACAACATACTTGTGAACACTGCACAGACACATTTGCACATGCCAATAAAGACATGACAGCTCCAAGCTTTAAGAGCTATAATCTCCAGACAGGGAGCTGAGAAAATACCAGCGGCTCTAACatataaaaaacacactgtatgCCTTCCATAGCCCTCTCAGCTGTGTAAGTGTAAGCAAATAGCCAGCGTAAAATCATTATGACATGATATCTGTATACCTTTTTTCCTAAGGCTATTTATTACTATTTCCAATTGTGAGAGGAGGAACAGCAACTC comes from Myripristis murdjan chromosome 12, fMyrMur1.1, whole genome shotgun sequence and encodes:
- the gas1b gene encoding growth arrest-specific protein 1b; amino-acid sequence: MWTKPTSDAAQLDYLGPYAEVWQFCVSLSVEMASFAMLMERTGTRVLLLCGVFIILTGLCVGSPNHGGRLVCWQAIMKCQREPDCYYAYEQYLYACEPVIRGDVKKCPSHCISSLIQLNLTQNGPALEDCDCASDPLCRSTQRAIEPCLPRTRSMGCTEARTLCERDLPCSSAMRDYLYHCRKLFGGERCSDGCRRVIANMRSIPKAQQLDTCVCDGIDRNICEYIKVSMNTFCFDSNDRFAGSGFSDSEEDSEDDYFDSEDYQYVENSSDSPPCPTVLNVVTTILVLTKFI